The segment CTGCCCAGTATCTTCGCCCGCAGCAGAAAGCTGCTCGAGGAACCGATCAGGCCTTCATCCTCAAGTTTGCCAGCGACCGAGGTCAGTGTCGCCCCATCGGGTACCGTAAAGGCCGTCTCCTTGCTGACGGTGCTCGCGCCGTACCAGCCCCACGCAAACCACGCGCCGACAATTACGCCGACCAGCGCCGCTGCAATCAGCAGGCGCTTCACGTCAGTCCTCGACCTTCTTGAAGATCACGCTTGCGTTGGTGCCGCCGAAACCGAAGCTGTTCGACAAGGCCGCGCGCACCTCCCGCTTCCTGGCGCGGTGCGGCACCAGATCGACGCCTTCGGTGCCCTCGTCCGGATCATCGAGATTCAGCGTCGGCGGTACGATCTGGTCGCGAATGGCGAGCACGCAGAAGATGCCCTCAACCGCGCCTGCGCCGCCAAGCAGGTGGCCGATCGCCGATTTCGTGCTGCTCATCGACGCGCCGTGAAGGTCGTCCCCCAGCACGCGCTTCACCGCGGCCAGTTCGATCGTGTCGGCCATCGTGGAGGTACCGTGAGCGTTGACATAATCGATGTCGCCCGGCTCCATGTGGGCCTTGCGCAGTGCCATCTTCATGGCGAGCTCGGCGCCCTTGCCTTCCGGATGCGGCGCCGTGACATGATAGGCATCGCCGGACAGGCCATAACCGACGACCTCGGCATAGATCTTCGCGCCGCGTGCCTTGGCGTGTTCGTATTCTTCCAGCACCATCACGCCCGCGCCTTCGCCCATCACGAACCCGTCGCGCCCCTTGTCATAGGGCCGGCTCGCCTTTTCGGGCTGGTCGTTCATGCTCATGTTGAGCGCCTTGGCCTGAGCGAAGCCTGCCAGGCCGAGCGGATTCAGCGTCGATTCCGCGCCGCCTGCGAGCATGATGTCCGCATCGTCATCGCGGATCATCCGCGCGGCGTCGCCGATCGAATGTGCGCCGGTCGAACAGGCGGTGACCACCGAATGGTTCGGGCCCATCAGCCCGTACTTGATCGATACCTGCCCGCTGGTCAGATTGATCAGCCGCCCGTGTACGAAGTGCGGGCTGACCCGGCTCGGCCCTTTTTCCTTCAGCACCAGCGATTCGCTTTCAATGCCCGGCAGGCCCCCGATGCCCGATCCGATGGAGACGCCGGTGCGCTCCTTCAAATCCTGGTCCATGTCTTCAAGACCGGCATCCTCGATAGCCTGGCCTGCGGCATCGATCGCGTAGATGATGAAAGGATCGACCTGGCGCTGGACCTTGAAGTCGACGCGCTTGTCAGGATCGAAGCCCCATTCGTGGTCCTTGGCCTTCACCTCGCCGGCGATCTTGGCCTTGTGGTCCGAAACGTCGAAACGCGTGATCGGGCCTATGCCGCTTTTCCCAGCA is part of the Altererythrobacter sp. TH136 genome and harbors:
- the fabF gene encoding beta-ketoacyl-ACP synthase II gives rise to the protein MRRVVVTGLGLVTPLGADVETTWKNLIAGKSGIGPITRFDVSDHKAKIAGEVKAKDHEWGFDPDKRVDFKVQRQVDPFIIYAIDAAGQAIEDAGLEDMDQDLKERTGVSIGSGIGGLPGIESESLVLKEKGPSRVSPHFVHGRLINLTSGQVSIKYGLMGPNHSVVTACSTGAHSIGDAARMIRDDDADIMLAGGAESTLNPLGLAGFAQAKALNMSMNDQPEKASRPYDKGRDGFVMGEGAGVMVLEEYEHAKARGAKIYAEVVGYGLSGDAYHVTAPHPEGKGAELAMKMALRKAHMEPGDIDYVNAHGTSTMADTIELAAVKRVLGDDLHGASMSSTKSAIGHLLGGAGAVEGIFCVLAIRDQIVPPTLNLDDPDEGTEGVDLVPHRARKREVRAALSNSFGFGGTNASVIFKKVED